One Onthophagus taurus isolate NC chromosome 11, IU_Otau_3.0, whole genome shotgun sequence genomic window carries:
- the LOC111422123 gene encoding E3 ubiquitin-protein ligase Ufd4 isoform X4 → MADPDPETLLEWLSSGLGDERDMQLIALEQLCMLLLMSDNVDRCFESCPPRTFLPALCRIFLDEQAPENVLEVTARAITYYLDVSAECTRRIVAMDGAVRAICNRLVVAELASRTSKDLAEQCVKVLELICTREAGAVFEAGGLSCVLPFIRDNGNRVHKDTLHSAMAVVSRLCTKMEPGDVNLPTCVQALSTLLRHEDQHVADGALRCFASVADRFTRRGVDPAPLAQHGLVTELLTRLSNAAGPAVATGTQGTPGKATSTTSTAANLPSDPKATASSVSTIISLLSTLCRGSPSVTHDLLRSELPDSIEKSLKGDERCALDSMRLVDLLLVLLFEGRRALGKSGSSSSSGQLMPRIRRMDSVAEKSHRQLIDCIRSKDTDALIQAIEDGGVEVNFMDDVGQTLLNWASAFGTVEMVEYLCDRGADVNKGQRSSSLHYAACFGRPAIAKVLLRYGANPDLRDEDGKTPLDKARERVDEGHREVAAILQSPGEWMIPIDKDILRKSDIEPEDCLEPKGDPEMAPIYLRRLLPVFCATFQATMLPSVRKASLGLIKKMIHCIQPSLLEELCSPESSAPNFGTQLVEVIATVLDNEITYSWPTPAATRGVTLSVFVRTVRATFSHDRHIVHSSQPVTEDEDGHLVVLAIIQDLMLKAQDIFLDHFARLGIFSKVLSLTGPADVLESNEETEQASEQDVTEQSQAEDAKEVLAGKAYHWKDWCVCRGRDCLYIWSDAAALELSNGSNGWFRFILDGKLATMYSSGSPEGGADTSENRGEFLEKLQKARAAVRNTTNSQPILSKPGQTRLVVGNWSLTSRRDAELHIHNSDGQQQATILREDLPGFIFESNRGTKHSFTAETSLGPEFSTGWSNKRGKRLRSKMEATKQKVKYQAQAIYDQYFKAAQAQPRGVVAKLGNIVAQIERACQKQSSYGNNREGGNSWKEILRNALDELTQILQEDGVVSAYELHSSGLVQALLSMLSTSYWDQGLKSTKTNKHQKQRVQVFKKCFEDQNEPEHSPTSILVHKLISVLESIEKLPVFLYDTPGTGYSLQILTRRLRFRLEKAPGESSLIDRTGRGLKMEPLSTVAQLERYLLKMVAKQWYDYDRGTFQFLKKLRESKYQNFKHNHDFDENGLMYFIGTNGKTCSEWVNPAQYGLVVVTSSDGRNLPYGRVEDILSRDTSALNCHTNDDKRSWFSIDLGLFIIPSAYTLRHARGYGRSALRNWLFQMSRDGVTWTTLYTHTDDTSLNEPGSTSTWPIETTADEYQGWRHIRIQQCGKNASGQTHYLSLSGFEIYGQVTSVCDDLGKAAKEADAILKKQRKLLKAQMLKHITVGARVVRGMDWKWRDQDGNPPGEGTVTGELHSGWIDVTWDHGGSNSYRMGAEGKYDLKLAPGFDTDHCQKFKFKDKADKQSVLTSRKSSSTPSLPEATDTKASVASTEQAASADNLAAKQAAETIAESVLSVARAEAIVAVTSESQAANNDSELSVVVHPLRDPHHDLSAINNSISSDLATIVETLTLSETKPANFTYARRQQSCTEDTPNTSDQHKANLVSSNSSSNLNKPIHASRSKTSQVAAAAAQSFVEALDKIREGSDIFRNNANSLLSGVRISVTGNQEPTDEDGSKKLKNDTTAAPTTTTARAQSVDKDDTVTNNARNNSSNNCPIVVTNPMSVSVPNLTSSEAGNQIEPSSAAGLLETFAALARRRTLGSVSTTANPSNTTGNNTSTGGITTSTIQNNTNSSIYPRGPNSVSSLVRLALSSNFPGGLLSTAQSYPSLSSSNNATNQSCGIPTTAGAAQGLSQALTMSLTSTSSDSEQVSLEDFLESCRAPTLLAELDDDEDMGEDDENDDEENEDDVEYEEVMVSRNLLSFMDEEVYEPRPSKRRSWDDEYVLKRQFSALIPAFDPRPGRTNVNQTTDLEIPPPGQEEGGSSSDHELLPQPRLQLVLRGPNLPGIPDVEIELNEPTWTIFRAVQELVQLTELGSRQEKLRRIWEPTYIIVYREVKDDGTTEDEGRSTPVVTLFSRSGSSSVAGTTLSPSTPVPGTPSVSTCTVEDVLQLLRHLFVITTTKENVPYPDFNQILGEENVTVSPEEFTSKKITNKLLQQIQDPLVLSSSSLPTWCEELNHSCPFLFPFETRQLYFNCTAFGASRSIVWLQTQRDVTIERQRTPGLSPRRDDPHEFRVGRLKHERVKVPRGEQLLDWAMQVMRLHCDRKSILEVEFQGEEGTGLGPTLEFYALVAAELQRRDLCMWICDDDDEESSEEESLDDDGFDLGEGLKPPGYYVRRNTGLFPAPLPQNSEVCDKAVNYFWFLGVFLAKVLQDSRLVDLPLSKSFLKLMCHGEIQNTVHERIGFAGLKKSNDEDIMTSSLISEESEKELEFDPPKMIYSDEKRPWYSGILNQDDLHDIDPIRATFYKQIQELVKQKQRIMQDHNLTGEAKQHQIQNLCLNHHSSGAVLLEDLALTFSYSPSSNVFGFSAVELVPNGADIEVNIENVEEYAELTSDFTLDKGIARQLEAFYKGFSMVFPMEKLAAFSPDEMRVMLCGDQNPQWTREDLLNYTEPKLGYTKDSPGFLRFVNVLLEMSPEERKAFLQFTTGCSSLPPGGLANLYPRLTVVRKVDAGEGSYPSVNTCVHYLKLPDYPTEEILRQRLLAATKEKGFHLN, encoded by the exons TTGTCCACCGCGTACCTTCTTGCCTGCTCTTTGCCGCATTTTCCTAGATGAACAAGCCCCCGAAAACGTATTGGAAGTCACAGCTCGCGCCATCACATACTACTTAGATGTTTCAGCAGAATGCACCCGAAGAATTGTCGCAATGGATGGCGCGGTGAGAGCAATTTGCAACCGTTTGGTCGTTGCAGAATTAGCTTCCCGTACCAGTAAAGATCTCGCTGAACAATGCGTTAAAGTGCTCGAATTAATATGTACACGAGAAGCGGGGGCTGTATTTGAAGCTGGCGGACTTAGCTGTGTTTTGCCATTCATTCGAGATAACG gTAATCGTGTACACAAGGATACCTTACATTCTGCTATGGCTGTCGTATCGAGGCTTTGCACGAAAATGGAACCCGGCGACGTTAATTTACCGACGTGCGTTCAAGCTTTGAGCACGCTTTTAAGACACGAAGATCAACATGTCGCGGATGGAGCTTTGCGTTGTTTTGCTTCAGTTGCCGATAGATTTACTAGAAGAGGTGTTGATCCAGCTCCACTTGCCCAACATG GTTTAGTTACTGAATTATTAACTCGCCTATCAAATGCCGCCGGCCCAGCTGTAGCAACAGGAACACAAGGGACACCGGGAAAGGCAACGTCAACAACGAGTACCGCAGCGAACCTTCCAAGCGATCCAAAAGCAACCGCCTCAAGCGTTTCAACAATAATCAGCTTGTTATCGACTCTATGTCGAGGATCTCCCTCCGTTACACACGATTTATTAAGATCTGAATTACCAGATTCAAtagaaaaatctttaaaaggAGACGAACGGTGTGCTTTAGATTCAATGAGATTGGTCGACCTTCTTTTAGTATTACTCTTCGAAGGAAGACGAGCTTTAGGCAAATCCGGATCGTCATCCAGCTCCGGACAATTAATGCCTAGAATACGGCGAATGGATTCGGTGGCCGAAAAATCACACAGGCAACTCATCGATTGTATTCGATCAAAAGATACAGACGCTTTAATCCAGGCTATTGAAGATGGAGGagttgaggttaattttatggaCGATGTAGGGCAAACGTTATTAAATTGGGCGTCGGCTTTTGGAACAGTTGAAATGGTTGAGTATCTTTGCGATCGAGGAGCTGACGTTAATAAAGGTCAAAGAAGTTCTTCGCTTCATTACGCTGCGTGTTTTGGTCGACCGGCGATTGCCAAAGTTTTACTTCGATATGGGGCTAATCCAGATCTTCGGGATGAAGATGGAAAAACCCCACTGGATAAAGCAAGGGAAAGAGTTGATGAAGGTCATCGCGAGGTAGCTGCTATTTTACAATCACCCGGGGAGTGGATGATACCAATTGAtaaagatattttgagaaaatctGATATTGAACCGGAAGATTGTTTAGAACCGAAAGGTGATCCGGAGATGGCACCGATTTATTTAAGGAGGCTTTTGCCGGTGTTCTGTGCAACTTTTCAAGCGACCATGCTGCCGTCAGTGAGGAAAGCCAGTCTGGGACTTATAAAGAAGATGATCCACTGCATTCAACCCAGTTTACTTGAGGAATTATGCTCGCCCGAGTCCAGTGCTCCAAATTTTGGTACGCAACTCGTCGAAGTGATCGCTACAGTATTGGATAATGAG ATTACTTATAGTTGGCCAACTCCTGCTGCCACACGCGGAGTGACACTGAGCGTGTTTGTACGCACTGTTAGGGCTACTTTTTCGCATGACAGGCACATAGTACACTCGTCTCAGCCCGTGACG GAAGACGAAGACGGCCATTTAGTAGTATTAGCGATTATCCAAGATTTGATGTTAAAAGCTCAAGACATCTTTTTGGATCATTTCGCCCGTTTGGGTATATTCTCGAAAGTTTTAAGTCTGACTGGTCCCGCTGATGTGTTGGAAAGCAACGAAGAAACTGAACAAGCATCGGAACAAG ATGTGACGGAACAGTCTCAGGCGGAAGACGCGAAGGAAGTGCTGGCGGGCAAAGCGTACCACTGGAAGGATTGGTGCGTGTGTAGGGGTCGCGATTGTCTTTATATTTGGTCGGACGCGGCCGCGCTCGAACTATCTAACGGCTCGAACGGTTGGTTTCGCTTCATACTCGACGGCAAACTGGCCACTATGTACAGCAGCGGTTCGCCAGAGGGTGGCGCCGACACTTCTG aaaaccGTGGGGAATTCCTTGAAAAGCTTCAAAAAGCGAGAGCTGCCGTTAGAAACACCACAAATTCTCAACCGATTTTGTCAAAACCCGGTCAAACAAGATTGGTCGTTGGAAATTGGTCTTTGACGTCTCGCCGTGATGCAGAATTGCATATTCACAATTCAGACGGTCAACAACAAGCGACAATCTTACGAGAAGATCTACCgggatttatttttgaatcaaaCAGAGGGACAAAACATTCATTTACGGCCGAAACAAGTTTAGGTCCCGAATTTTCTACCGGTTGGTCAAATAAACGTGGAAAACGTTTACGTTCTAAAATGGAAGCTAcgaaacaaaaagttaaatatcaAGCCCAAGCTATTTatgatcaatattttaaagCTGCTCAAGCACAACCTCGTGGTGTTGTTGCAAAATTAGGAAACATTGTAGCCCAAATTGAAAGAGCTTGCCAAAAACAATCGTCTTACGGAAACAATCGAGAAGGCGGAAATTCATGGAAAGAAATTTTACGGAACGCTTTGGATGAGTTGACTCAAATCCTTCAAGAAGACGGTGTTGTTAGTGCTTATGAATTGCATTCATCCGGTTTAGTACAAGCTTTATTATCGATGTTATCCACGAGTTATTGGGATCAAGGTTTGAAATCGACGAAAACTAATAAACACCAAAAACAAAGAGTacaagtatttaaaaaatgttttgaagatCAAAATGAACCCGAACATAGCCCAACATCAATTTTAGTACATAAATTGATATCTGTTTTAGAAAGTATCGAAAAATTACCAGTTTTTCTTTATGATACTCCAGGAACGGGTTATAGTTTACAAATTCTTACGAGGCGGTTACGATTTCGGTTGGAAAAAGCACCTGGAGAAAGTTCGTTAATCGATCGAACGGGACGAGGTTTAAAAATGGAACCGCTTTCAACGGTAGCCCAATTAGaacgttatttattaaaaatggttgCAAAACAATGGTACGATTACGACCGGGgaacttttcaatttttgaaaaaacttcgagagtcaaaatatcaaaatttcaaacacaaTCATGATTTTGATGAGAATGGATTGATGTATTTCATTGGAACGAATGGAAAAACTTGTTCCGAATGGGTCAATCCCGCTCAATATGGTTTAGTTGTCGTTACAAGTTCCGATGGAAGAAATTTACCATATGGAAGAGTTGAAGATATCTTATCCCGAGATACCTCCGCTTTAAACTGTCACACAAACGATGATAAACGGTCTTGGTTTAGCATCGATTTAGGATTATTCATTATCCCTAGCGCTTACACTTTACGCCACGCTCGAGGATATGGGAGATCGGCGCTTAGAAATTGGTTATTTCAAATGTCACGAGATGGCGTTACATGGACTACTTTATACACACATACGGATGATACAAGCTTAAACGAACCTGGTTCTACGAGTACTTGGCCTATTGAAACAACAGCCGATGAATATCAAGGTTGGAGACATATTCGCATTCAACAATGTGGAAAGAACGCCTCTGGACAAACACATTATCTTAGTTTATCTggttttgaaatttatgggCAAGTTACGAGTGTTTGTGATGATTTGGGTAAAGCCGCAAAAGAAGCTGACGcgattttaaagaaacaaagaaaacttttaaaagcTCAAATGTTAAAACACATCACCGTTGGAGCGAGAGTTGTTCGTGGAATGGATTGGAAATGGCGAGATCAAGATGGGAACCCACCAGGAGAAGGTACAGTCACGGGAGAACTTCATAGCGGTTGGATCGATGTAACTTGGGATCATGGAGGTTCAAATTCGTATCGAATGGGAGCTGAAGGAAAATACGATTTAAAGTTAGCTCCGGGATTCGATACAGATcattgccaaaaatttaaattcaaagaTAAAGCTGATAAACAGTCTGTTCTAACGAGTCGAAAAAGTTCGTCAACGCCTAGTTTACCGGAAGCAACAGACACGAAAGCTTCCGTTGCTTCAACAGAACAAGCAGCCTCCGCTGATAATTTAGCAGCGAAACAAGCAGCTGAAACCATCGCAGAATCTGTCCTCAGCGTAGCTCGTGCAGAAGCGATCGTTGCTGTTACATCTGAATCTCAAGCGGCGAATAATGATTCTGAATTATCAGTTGTTGTGCATCCATTAAGAGATCCTCATCATGATTTATCGGcgataaataattcaatttcaagcgatttAGCAACGATTGTTGAAACATTAACTCTATCAGAAACGAAACCTGCTAACTTTACATATGCGAGGAGGCAACAAAGTTGTACTGAAGACACACCGAATACTTCAGATCAACACAAAGCTAATTTAGTTAGCAGTAATTCTTCTTCGAACTTGAATAAACCAATTCATGCAAGTAGAAGTAAAACAAGTCAAGTTGCCGCCGCTGCGGCTCAATCTTTTGTAGAGGCTTTGGATAAAATCCGAGAAGGATCGgatatttttaggaataatgCCAACAGTTTATTATCAG GAGTCCGGATTTCCGTGACAGGTAACCAGGAGCCGACCGACGAAGACGGttcaaagaaattgaaaaacgaCACGACCGCCGCCCCCACAACGACTACAGCTCGAGCTCAAAGCGTCGACAAAGACGACACTGTAACGAATAATGCTCGCAACAACAGCAGCAACAATTGTCCGATCGTCGTCACGAATCCGATGAGCGTAAGTGTACCTAACCTTACATCGTCCGAAGCCGGAAATCAAATCGAACCTTCATCGGCCGCCGGCCTTCTTGAAACGTTTGCCGCTCTCGCTCGAAGACGCACCTTGGGTAGCGTTTCAACAACAGCAAATCCATCGAATACAACCGGAAATAATACTTCGACGGGCGGAATTACTACTTCGACGattcaaaataatacgaaTTCTAGTATTTATCCGAGAGGGCCTAATTCTGTTTCTAGTTTGGTTCGTTTAGCTTTGAGTAGTAATTTTCCGGGTGGTTTATTGAGTACTGCTCAAAGTTATCCTAGTTTATCATCTAGTAATAATGCTACTAATCAATCTTGTGGTATTCCTACAACTGCCGGAGCTGCTCAAGGATTGAGTCAAGCGTTAACTATGAGTTTAACTTCAACTAGTAGTGATAGTGAACAg gtttccTTAGAAGACTTTTTAGAATCATGCCGAGCTCCAACTCTTCTAGCCGAACTTGACGATGACGAAGATATGGGTGAAGATGACGAGAACGACGACGAAGAAAATGAGGACGATGTCGAATACGAAGAGGTGATGGTCTCGAGGAATTTGCTCTCATTCATGGACGAAGAAGTCTACGAGCCGCGTCCTAGTAAAAGACGTTCTTGGGACGACGAGTACGTTCTTAAAAGACAATTTTCGGCTCTCATCCCAGCGTTTGATCCGAGACCGGGTCGAACTAACGTAAATCAAACGACTGATTTGGAGATTCCACCTCCGGGACAAGAAGAGGGTGGTTCTTCGTCTGACCACGAATTGTTACCGCAACCCAGATTACAATTGGTCTTGCGCGGCCCGAATTTACCCGGAATTCCTGATgttgaaattgaattaaacgAGCCTACTTGGACTATATTTAGGGCTGTGCAAGAATTGGTGCAGTTAACAGAACTTGGTAGTCGACAGGAGAAATTAAGAAGAATTTGGGAGCCAACttatat AATTGTATATAGAGAAGTAAAAGACGATGGAACAACGGAAGACGAAGGTCGTTCAACGCCAGTAGTAACCTTATTTTCGCGTAGTGGAAGTAGTTCGGTAGCAGGAACAACGCTATCACCAAGTACACCCGTCCCAGGAACACCATCAGTTTCAACTTGTACAGTCGAAGACGTCCTTCAACTTTTAAGACATTTATTCGTTATTACAACAACAAAAGAAAACGTTCCTTACCCCGATTTCAATCAAATTCTAGGCGAAGAAAACGTTACCGTTTCTCCCGAAGAATTCACCagcaaaaaaattaccaacaaattattacaacaaattCAAGATCCCCTTGTTTTATCAAGTTCTAGTTTACCGACATGGTGCGAAGAATTAAATCATTCATGTCCATTTTTATTCCCATTCGAAACAAgacaattatattttaattgtacCGCTTTTGGAGCCTCTAGAAGTATAGTTTGGTTACAAACGCAACGTGATGTTACAATTGAACGCCAAAGGACTCCTGGGTTATCACCACGTCGTGATGATCCACACGAATTTCGGGTTGGTAGATTAAAACATGAAAGAGTTAAAGTTCCAAGAGGTGAACAACTATTAGATTGGGCAATGCAAGTGATGAGACTTCATTGTGACCGAAAGTCGATATTAGAAGTTGAATTTCAAGGAGAAGAAGGTACAGGGCTTGGTCCAACTCTTGAATTTTATGCACTCGTTGCTGCTGAATTACAAAGACGTGATTTATGTATGTGGATTtgcgatgatgatgatgaggAATCGTCAGAAGAAGAATCATTAGATGATGACGGTTTTGATTTGGGCGAAGGTTTAAAACCACCAGGGTATTATGTGAGGAGAAATACAGGATTGTTTCCGGCTCCATTACCACAAAATTCCGAAGTATGTGATAAAGcggttaattatttttggtttttgggTGTATTCCTCGCTAAAGTATTACAAGATAGTAGATTGGTTGATTTACcattatcaaaaagttttcttaaattaatgtGTCACGGCGAAATACAAAACACCGTACATGAAAGGATAGGATTTGCTGGATTAAAAAAGTCAAATGATGAAGATATAATGACTTCAAGTTTAATTTCTGAAGAAAGTGAAAAAGAATTAGAATTTGATCCaccaaaaatgatttattccGATGAAAAACGACCTTGGTATTCAGGAATTTTAAATCAAGATGATTTGCACGACATCGATCCAATTCgggcaactttttataaacaaatacaaGAATTAGTTAAACAAAAGCAAAGAATAATGCAAGACCATAACTTAACTGGTGAAGCGAAACAACACCAAATACAAAATTTGTGTCTTAATCATCATTCTTCGGGGGCAGTTTTATTGGAAGATTTGGCTTTAACGTTTAGTTATTCTCCAAGTTCGAATGTATTTGGATTTTCGGCGGTCGAACTTGTTCCGAACGGGGCTGATATTGAAGTTAATATTGAGAATGTCGAGGAGTACGCGGAATTGACGAGCGATTTTACTTTGGATAAAGGAATTGCGAGACAATTAGAAGCATTTTATAAGGGATTTTCAATGGTGTTTCCGATGGAAAAATTGGCCGCTTTTAGTCCGGATGAAATGAGGGTTATGTTGTGTGGTGATCAAAATCCTCAATGGACACGGGAGGATTTGTTAAATTATACGGAACCTAAATTAGGTTATACTAAAGATag tccTGGCTTCTTAAGATTTGTAAATGTACTCTTGGAAATGTCACCCGAAGAACGAAAAGCATTTCTACAATTTACAACCGGTTGTAGTTCATTACCACCGGGTGGTTTAGCTAATTTGTATCCGCGATTGACGGTGGTGAGAAAAGTGGATGCCGGAGAAGGTTCCTATCCTTCAGTAAACACATGCgttcattatttaaaattgccGGATTATCCAACGGAGGAAATTTTGCGACAGAGGTTGCTAGCGGCGACCAAGGAGAAGGGATTccatttgaattaa